The genomic DNA CCTTTAACTCTAAGTGAGATTGATTCTTCTTCTGCATAATCCGTTCAAGACCGGTGATCGCGATTTCCTTTCCTCCTTTCTAAAGCAGACAAAAATTcctctcttctcttttttctcaagatctttctttctttcatttctcgTTATCTatgtgtttctttaaaaaacctTTCCAATTTTTCCCTCATAcatctcttttttccttcttcctcttttccTCCAGGTCACCAAGACCCTCATAGACTCTTAGGAATTTTCCCTCCCATGTTTTTCTTAGTTCCCCTTCTACAGTCTCTCTTCTTaggatcttttttttttctctcacccctctttttttttctccaggtaaaaaacctctcaaacttCCTTTTTCAACCTCTGCACCACCACGTTTTCCTCCCCCTTCAGCTTTGGAAATCCACCACTTCATATTTGGAACCCCCCAACACATTTAGTTCTCCTTTTTCCAAGGTGGGCAGttcccccccctcccccccccccccccccccccccccccaataaCTTTAACATGCCTTACTCATCAAGAATCCATATGGGTTCAACATGGGATATAATCTCTCCACAAAATGGCCCAAATTGGACCTAAAACTATTCCCCAAGCCTATCTAGAGCACTCAGGCTCAAACCAGCCAGAAATAGGGCATCAAAAGAGCAAAAAACAGTGTCATTTACCAATAGCCCCGACGAACCAGTCGACCACCTCAAAAAAATTTTGCCGAACCAGTTGACCATCCGGACGAATGGTTGagaaaaaatctgaaattttgatagaatcttccttgaagaataaggaatccaacaaaaaaaacagTGTGTGATTCCGAGTTCGAataagggagatatgatcaaaacaagcccagGTGCTTCGTATTTGAACATGCTCCTACGAACTCCAACTGAACTGAAGTTTTGGGAGAGAcctcacttcctccctttagcatgatgtgaacaactaAGGAGTTTGTCATGATATCACTCCAAAATGAACTACACACTCGCACTACATTGGACCACAGATGAACCTACACAAGGCTAAAAAATCGATCAAGCCCAAAAGAGGGGTCATGGCAATGCCATACGAAGAGATtgggtgcatgtgacacccgtaagataaatgcaagtgtcgaaggataaaattgagggtctacaaggTGTCACAAGATTTGCAACATCATATTTGACTTTGAGGCACTTTTATGAGACTAAAATTGTGCTAAGGGTAATGTTTGCTTTTAAAGAGTGGCAAATGAGTCAATATTATAGGAAGGTAAATGACATAAAAGTTAGGAATATTATTCTAACTAATTAAACATTTTGGCCATCCACTAAATATTACTTGAAGTGTGTACTACCATCGGTGAAAGTGTTAAGACTTGTGGATGGGGATGTGAAACTTGAtatgggatatatatatatatatatatatatatatatatatatatatatatctatggAGCAATGGATAAGGCAAatgaacaaatataataaaactttcatggagtgaaaaaaaatatgatcaatctCTTTGGGATATTGTTGATAGAAGATGGGGTATGCAATTGCACAGGCCTTTACATGCAATTGCATATTATCTTAATCTAAGGtaaacattaaatattatttgcaTTCTCAATTATTTGTCTCTTCTATAGTTGTTTTAGGCTTTGacctttaataaataaatttttatttaaaatgtagaTTTCATTATTCTCCTAAATTTAATGTGGATTATGAGATCAAAATGGGGCTCTATGGAACGATTCAAAGAATGTGTCTTTCTTTTggttatcttatatatttatataataataaagaaagaaatatagtttttttttttttggaacattGCATATACAcgtgtaatatatatatatatatatatatatatatatatatattataatttgcAATGTATCATACGACACACGATATGTCATGATacaagataaaattttttaacaaaatggTACACGTTATGATACACATTTTGACAACTATGTATATGCATATTTTTGCTACTAATGtaattttttgtggaagaaCTGATTCTTTGATTTACAAGTTTGAATCAATGATGGTGAGGTAACACTTTCACCTTAtcctttttacttgttttacACATTAGGGGTAATGTGTAACTTAGGTTGAAAGAGGAAGGCATTGatgcctcattttttttttttttttttaacttttcgaaatcctttgattttttttttcaattttttttaaatcccttatgttatttttataatttaatgtgGTTCATGTCTTACCATAGTGACCCTTAAATATTATTACATAGAATATTTTCAAGTAGGatgtttttctttatcatttgagatgaaatataaatagataaaaaatacTAGTTCAATTATCTTATCTTTTTATACCTAGAATCGAAGATACGCTTAACGGATTCACCTATATTAAAGTGAAAGTTCCCATGAGAAATTTCATAGGTTCTCTAAGCTCTCACGAATATCCTGTTAGGATGGAGATTTGGAACATAtcacatgatgtaataaatttaagttcattaataaatttatttacttttgatTATGGTTCCTATCACTTGCATTGCACATGAATTAGGTACATTAAaagttatatgaaatatataaatcatgggttccttgcaaaatGATCAGTTGTTCacaataaattcattaattaaggcaatctagtagagattGTAATACACTACCtgttaattggagggatgactagtcttggcCATCAAGATGATTTTCTCACTGTGAGTGCAATAGTCTATATAATTacctacgatgaatcatgacattagtTATTAGATAGTCATGATTCATcaaactactatactgcatTGACTTTCAATattaagaggatattgagtttgtgctaaagttaatAGGAAGTTTTAACCTATGAGTGAGATTCTAAggtaatcatatattccttatgaatttggtcactattgatggaggttagTGGCAATACgtattctcaatataggtaCTATGATATCTTATAAGAATGAGATAGTGTGTTACCTTAAGTAATCCTAAGGGCATGTAATTAAGAAAACTATGGTCATCATATATAGTCATtccttaattgaaatttgacatatactctttgtgagttagagtatgtcaattgatcacataataggaagaTATATAACTCAAtaattggagaggtaatcttgagaggttaaTAGTATATGTCTCATTAGATTACAAATGTCAATTCATAGTTAGTCTACATATAGTGGATAGGAGGTCACGAACTTGAGCTTTGCCTTGTTGTtatatcataagatataaagtgtagttgactcttttTAGTTGAGTATTGAGTCAAATTCAGGATTGGATTGGAGTCAATATTTCTTATAAGCCTCAATGATCCTTGTTCAAGCTCCTAATTCATTATGACACATTTATTTAAGGGTAGTTTAGGTTTATAATTTATAggtgtgcataagggcattttggttaAAAGGCAAGGTTATGCTAGATTTTGTGAATGATCTTTCTagattaagttaattaattaattggatccCAAaagggctaattaattaattaggatccaagTGAGTTGTATGAACTAACTTAAGCCCAaattgggctcaagtcacttaagcttataggaaaacttatataaacttttttagGGGTTTAGGGCTTCAAGTTTTGCCATTGTTTTCCAATCTCCAGAAAGGAAACCTTAGCCAACtgtttagagagagagaagacCACCATTATATTGTCTCAAGATTCGTGGAAGGAGTGATAGTGGGTGAAAGATCATTGGATCTACAAGATCTACAACGCTTACAGACTCTCTTCTTCaaattggatttgatttgagaacatttacatcatatatatataactcaaaATCTCTTGAACTACTTCTATTATGGTTTTTGAATGATACCTTTTTGTTGTGCATTAGATCTAAATTGCCTTAAAAATGGTATGCATGCATCTTACGAGATCCAAGATCGGAGAATAGAGTAAGTCAAGGCTTTGAGCATATCCATGTAGGGTGCATATCCTATTCACACCATTTTGATTACATAGCtatgagtagagaaaatagtcTGAAAAGTGGTTTCCTAATCGacaataaatatatttggttcataaaaatatcattttcacgTTCACAACTTATCCTAAGACTTGTTCATAGCCCAAAGGAACTTGATGCATTGAATTTTCGAATTCCTCTTTTTATTATGCTTCTTTTTTTGCATTAGTTAATTCATGCAATCCACAGGGGATTGAAGTAAAATTACTTGAGTCGGTACCCCATATTGGAAGTGCGATAAGAAAAAAAGGTAGAAGGAAATTTCGAGCTCTCGTTTGTCACGGATACAATTCCAAGCATCAATATTTGTTTCTACATAAAGTGGAAATGTTCCtccatattaaaaaataaaataaaataaatattttttaaactctcAAAGCCAAAGGAGAACTCATTTtcataggaaataaaaatatataaaaaaaaataaaaaagagaaagaaacgccctctccaaaaaaaaaaaaaaaaagaatagagcGGATATTGTTGAGAACGTACTAGAAGACTGTAGTAGTTGCTTGTAGTTGAAGTGCATTATCACGGGTAGTAGACTGTAGGACCCTGGAGGCAAAGCTTTATGATGGATCCTGTTACACTAAGATGATATCTTAGTGGGGCTGGGATCTTCTCTAAGGCAATGATTAACGCATCAGCCTGAACCCAATAAGTTTACTTCTTCGTTTCCTACATTCTTATTCTTGTCTTCTTGTCTGCGTGAGTTCAAGGATAATTTTCAACCACTATGTTCTAACAGCTTAAGCATGGGAGATCATGTTTAGGTTGATGTTTGATCAAGTCAAAAGTGTTGAAAAAATACTTTAGTATCTTGTATGTCCTGGGCTACTAGCCATGTATTAGGTGTACTACCCATGCATTGGTAGACAAAGGAGAAGGGTTTTGACTAGCCTTGTGCTACTAGTGCTGGCTTAAGTGCACTCCCAGCCCAATAGGCAACATAAGGTGTTCTTCCAGACCATGAACTTTGAGCTACTAATTACCGGGCAAAAAACATGTACGTACattctcttctttgtttttgagGTTCTTGAAAATCCAATCTTATGATTAAGTGAAAATTTGATGTAACAGATCAATCCATGCGCATTGTGTTTGGTTGGGAGGACATCATCTCAGATAATCCATGTTCTTCATATTGTGGTGAATTTCGAAGTGATTCTGAATATCAACCCATAAGCTTGCATTAACAATGGTATGATTGAAAATTGTGAGGctaaaaatggattaaaaattaagttgtgAGATAGGTTAATTGATTTATAGCGTATAGCTTGTGGTTAGAGATCTTGATAAGGATCATATTGATGaagataattgaaaatttcaaccTATAATCATTAAGGTTGCATTATTCTTCATGCTTAACATAAGAGATTCTGGTTCGATCATTGAAAAGCTTCTAACGTCATCATTCATTGTCACATCTAATCAACATGTAAAGATAAAAGAGGAAACATACAATGTGTGTGCATGTGGGTGCATTTGTGTGCATGCATGTTCATCCAACCAAAATCCAAGCTAACCCACAAACAATTGGGTGGGAAGGGCCACTCCTACCACTTGCAAGTGACCCACCCTCTCACCAAGAAATCAGGATGTGAAATCAGGATGTGTATACACATATAGACATGTCAACAAGCAAGAGAAGAAGGTAAAAGAGGACAAAATAGAAGTCAATGTTGGAGATGGAACTTTTAAGAAATTCCCACTTTCCCTCCTAAAATGTGGATCTTTAATTAAGAGGGTTGACTATAAGCAATAAGCGATTtaaacctaaaagaaaattaggtatttaattaaatttagaaaatatttttaaaaataaaaaaattacttataatattaaaaaattatttaaaatattgaaatgtcaattataatattttatgaaaaaatatagatgattctcttaaaaacacttttagagaaaatactttcactaaaaatatatcatgcGCACTGATACCGCACTTAGGTGACAGGAGCATAATTCGAATTCACTCGAGAGGCCTATGAGGATAAGGACAAAGGATCTTTTTGATATCACATTCACTTCTCCTTTCTCCCACTGCGGTCACTTCCTATTGATTATTATCTTTTCAGTCACCCAGCTGCCACAACCACAATGCAACAAaactctaggcatctctagtaAGCCCCTCTCCATTTTCCATGGAAGAAGGAATGAGCcatttatgttttaaagaaaaaaaaaggagcttGGCCTTGAGTTGGTTTTGACTAAAATTGCATTACTGCCATGGAGTTGcactttttttctatatttgtataaattaatattattatatttcaattccATCTATTCTATGGCATCACAAACTCAATGAAAGatgatatttttctatttgtttataAGAATGCATTTTTTAGTAATTCTAGAAAatgttcataatatttttaatagtttatataaagacaaaaaattttaaatattaaaaagattagaaacgttttttaaaattacagtCAAACAGACTCTAagtcaatttcatttgtttatacTTTTCGTTAGTGGTCTATTAGGGAATTGAATTGTATtgacttttaaatttaatttatacctTGAAAAAGGTTTCttgcataatttattttattttgaacctTGATTTAGATTAGTACGATGACTCAAAACAAACAGTAACCCACAcatttgataaaaagaaaaaagaaaaattccatAACACCTTCACAAGATTACAAAACTACCTGTAACATCTTAAatgcttttctctttttccctcTATATATACACCTCATTTCGTCCGGCTTTCCATCACCCAACAATCTCCTAATCCATCACACACATAATTCACCAGGAGGGAGTGTAGTTTGAAATGGGGTCCATTCCCTATGTAGTAGAAGACTTCCAAGGTGTCCTCCAAGTCTACAGTGATGGCTCCACTCTCCGGTCCGCTACCCTACCCTTCAACATTCCTGTCCACGACGATGGCTCCGTCATCTGGAAAGACTGTGCTTTCGACAAACACCACAATCTCCACCTCCGACTCTATAGGCCGGCAGTGTCCGACGCCACTGCCAAGCTCCCAATTCTCTACTACCTCCATGGAGGCGGCTTCTGCGTCGGCTCTCGCACGTGGCCCAACTGCCATAATTGCTGCCTCCGGCTAGCTTCGGGGCTTCATGCCCTTGTCGTGGCGCCAGACTTTAGGCTGGCACCGGAGCACAGGCTGCCGGCAGCTATGGACGATGCTTGGACCTCGCTCAAGTGGCTGCAGACTCAGGCTTTATCTAAAAACTGTGAAGCATGGCTGAGTGAAGGGGTAGACTTGGAGAGGGTTTTTGTAGTGGGCGATTCGTCCGGAGGGAACATGGCACACCACTTGGCGGTTCAACTGGGGGCCGGTTCGCCGGAGCTGAAGCCGGTTCGTGTACGAGGTTATGTGTTGATGGCGCCTTTTTTTGGTGGGAGTGTGAGAACAAGATCCGAGGAGGGTCCAAGTGAAGCCATGTTGAATTTGGCGATCCTTGACAGGTATCTTACTCTGCTGTAAAAAGCCTCTtgtccatttttctttctctttttttttttttacctatcttatattttaatatttgcatTTTTATAAAGAACTTTTTAGATGCtcatattaaacaaaaaaagaaaaagttttaaaaacattttaaaattttgagatctAAAAAAATGGTTACTACCTCAAATGTTAGAATTTAAATATCTCTTTTGATGATCAGATTGAAAAGTCgagaatatttttaaagatataaattaaattctataTTATGCTAtataagttttatattttaatatatatatatatatatatatatatatgattctaTCTTAATGAATTAACGTCTGTAATTCAACTCGTACTCTAAATTTTGTTCTAATTATTAGGtatgttatttgaaatttgtccaaatttaaataaaatcaaataaaaataaactttaaattcaaagtaagttttaaagttttcaagatatttataattaaataaaagtttaacctaaaaaaatgaacaaattaagatattaaaagtaattattacATTATcaagactatatatatatatatatatatatatatatatatatatatatatatgattctaTCTTAATGAATTAACGTTAATTTGTAACTCAACTTATACTCTAAATTTTCTTCTAATTATTGGAtatgttatttgaaatttgtccaaatttaaataaaaatccgATAAAAAGAAACTttaaattcaaagtaaattttAAAGCTTTCaagatatttataattaaataaaagttaaacctaaaaaaatgaacaaattaagagattaaaagtaattattacATTATCAAGCAAGAGAATCTCATGTGTCCAATTCAACTATGCATAAGTCATTCGCATCCCGTGTATCACACAAGgatgacaaaaaaaaaggtatcCATATGAGAGGTGGTCCATAAGTTTTTAGTGGTGCACCAAATTGGAATGGAATAATGAcccatgaaaataataaaaaaattgactaCTAAAACGATGAAAAGTTATTGGGCATCTTAAATAATGTAACATCACCATCTTATAAAAGAAGGCATAAGATGGAAAATCATTCATAGGAATCTTGGATTGTGATTGAAATTTTGGTTaggaaaaaagttttgaaaatgacATGTGAACACTTCAAACCCCTTGTAATAGAATAAGAGTCATCTACCACTATGGCTCGATATAGCCTCCACATTGGTCTGTCTTTTCAAATAATTGTAGAGTACGCATTATTCCACCTGCTCTACAGTTTTTCTTAGTCAACCCTTTGGGAATAAAATAGGTGACATGCCCAAAATCTCGTGTGAAATTTCCAAATGGAGGCACCTCTTTGATTCTCAAAATTTTGTtcatcatatttaatttataaaattagtggccttattaataaaatatcatatcaccTTATCCTTATTaccaattaatttatttatttttaaattatctacTCCTGttttattatcaattaaatGTCATATCGTATTTCAGATACGATATGTATGTTatcttgtctttttcttttgtgtgttatactatatttagttaattaaacATATAACTTAAAAGACAGATATAATAAAACTATCATAATGATTCGGAGTAgacttttttaataattttgtgtGAAGTAATAAAGCTAATTATTGTTGTGTTATTATTGTGTTTCATGATGTTGGATTAACATTATGATTAAGAAACCATTTGAATAGTAGCTTTTTCAGTTATAGTAATGATtaattaagtatatatatatgaggCAATGTACTTTTGGAATATGATGACTTAAGAAATGAATAGTATGATACATATCACATGTGATTTTTAGTGAAGTATAACTAATTATTAATGTGCTTCATATGATTAGAGTATCATGACAATTTATTTGAATTGTAACCCAATTAAACTATTGATTATTAGGTATGCAACAATATCACTCCTTTGATAAAGTGAGATTCAAAAAATGAACCCTAAAATGGGTATGTGAGTCATCAATgattaaaagtgtgtttgataatatttttatttgaaatattttttataaaaatattttctcataaagtgtttttagaagaatcacttataaaatatttttgcaaaaaatattataagtaattttttatatttttaaaagtatttcctaaatttcgttaaatacttaattttctttttgtttaaaaaaaaacactttttaggttaATAGTGCTTCTTAGAATCACCgttaaatatattctaaaaatgtgtttaacaataattttatgaagtattCTAAAAGGTTAATAGTGCTTCTTAGAAACACCTTTTAAGTTAAAATCGTTTTCTAGAAGTACTGTCAAATGCACTATAAGAgttcgtttgatagtgattttaaaaaacgcttataatatttttaatacttgaaaatttttattattgaaatgttaaaatgattaaaaacgtttttttaaattactaccaaatacactctaattataatataatacttTTTATGGGCCacaaattcttttcaaaatggGGCCAAACATttcttatttcaaaaattaaaatttttaggaaaaaagttaaaaattttattagggTATTATATTATTCcgcaaaaaaaattataataatatattttactttacttcataaaaataaattatcaagtAGAACAAAAAGACAAGACTTAATTAAAACATGGTGTGCAGGTTTTGGAGACTATCAATACCAGAAGGCGGCACAAAAGATCACCCATTGGCAAATCCATTTGGCCCTGCAAGCCCAAACCTAGAACCACTGAAGCTTGATCCCATCTTGGTAGTGGTAGGTGGAAATGAACTACTGAAAGATAGGGCAGAGCACTATGCAAAGAGGttgaaagagatgaagaaaGATATTGGGTACGTGGAGTTTGAAGGAAAAGAACATGGCTTCTTCACTAATGACCCTTACTCAGAAGCTGGGAATGCAGTTCTGCAACTCATCAAACGTTTCATATCCTAAAATTTGTGTTAAGAT from Vitis riparia cultivar Riparia Gloire de Montpellier isolate 1030 chromosome 8, EGFV_Vit.rip_1.0, whole genome shotgun sequence includes the following:
- the LOC117921069 gene encoding probable carboxylesterase 15: MGSIPYVVEDFQGVLQVYSDGSTLRSATLPFNIPVHDDGSVIWKDCAFDKHHNLHLRLYRPAVSDATAKLPILYYLHGGGFCVGSRTWPNCHNCCLRLASGLHALVVAPDFRLAPEHRLPAAMDDAWTSLKWLQTQALSKNCEAWLSEGVDLERVFVVGDSSGGNMAHHLAVQLGAGSPELKPVRVRGYVLMAPFFGGSVRTRSEEGPSEAMLNLAILDRFWRLSIPEGGTKDHPLANPFGPASPNLEPLKLDPILVVVGGNELLKDRAEHYAKRLKEMKKDIGYVEFEGKEHGFFTNDPYSEAGNAVLQLIKRFIS